Below is a window of Mycolicibacterium chitae DNA.
GGTCTCGGCCCGCTACGCGCCGCAACTGCAGGAGCTCTCCGAGCGGTTCCGCCGCGTGGTCGACGTACCCGGCGATGCCGGCCTGATCCTGTTGCTGCGCTTCGCCGAAGCGCCGCCCACCACGGGGCGCAGCCGGCGCCGGGCGCTGGCCAGGCAGCGGGGGTAACGATGGCCCGGAGCCTCGACGTGGTGGTGACCTCGGTGGCCACCCGGCTGATGGCGGTCGAAGCGGCCAACGCCGTCGCCGTCATCCAGCCGATCCTGGCGGATCTGGTGGAGCACTTCCACGTCGACGTGAGCTTCCTGCGCAGCAACGACCACGACCTCAAGGCGTCCATCCTGGTCGCCGAGTGGCCGGTGCGGCCGGTGGTCCCGGACCCTGACCCGTTGAAGGTGATCTACTTCGCCGACGCCGATCCGGTGTTCGCGATCTCCGAGCACGGCAAGAAGCCGCAGGTGTTCCGGCCCGAGCCGGCCACCGGCGAGTACCAGCAGACCATCGAGGGCGGCGGCGGCGTTCCGCACAGCTCCATGGCGGCGGCGCCGCTGGTCTCCGGCGACGTCACCACCGGGGTGCTGGGTTTCGTCAAATTCGGTGATCGCGAATGGAGTTCGGCCGAACTCAACGCGCTGGAGGCCATCGGTTCGCTGTTCGCTCAGGTCCAGGCCCGGATCAAGGCCGAGGATCAACTGCGCTACCTGGCCGAGCACGACGACCTGACCGGGGTGTACAACCGCCGCGCGCTGGTCGCCCACCTCGAGGACCGACTGGCCGCGGGCCGCCCCGGGCCGGTGGCGGTGCTGTTCCTGGATCTCGACCGGCTCAAGGCCGTCAACGACTACCTCGGGCACACCGCCGGCGACGAGTTCATCCGCGTCTCGGCGCAGCGGCTGCGGGAGGAGACCGCCTCGGCGGACTGCCTGATCGCGCGTCTCGGCGGCGACGAATTCGTGGTGGTACCCAGGACGGCGTGCAGCGCCGCCGAGGCCGAGGTGCTGGCCGACCGACTGCACGCCGCGCTGAGCGAACGCGTCGCCGTGGACGGCGAGATGCTGGCCCGGACGGTCAGTGTCGGTGTGGCCGTAGGCGATCCGGGGCGGCACTCGGTCTCGGACCTGCTGCGCCGCGCCGATCAGGCGGTGCTGGAGGCCAAGGACACCGGCGGCAACGCGGTTCGCGTCTTCACCGAGAACATGGCGATGCGCACGGCACTGCGCAACGACGTCGAACTGCACCTGCAGAGTGTCATCGAGAGCGACGCGCTGGTGCTGCACTACCTGCCCGAGGTCGACATGCGCACCGGGGAGGTGCTGGCCGCCGAAGCGTTGGTGCGCTGGCAGCACCCGACCCGGGGGTTGCTGTTCCCGGATTCGTTCATCGGGGTGGCCGAATCCATCAACCTGGCCGGCGAATTGGGCCGCTGGGTGCTGCGCCGCGCCTGCACCGAGTTCAGCGACTGGCGCGCGCGCGGCGTGGGTCCCGACGCCGTGCTGCGGGTGAACGTCTCCCCGGTGCAGCTGGTTGCCGACGGGTTCGCCGACCGGGTCGCGGAGATCCTCGACGAGTTCGGCCTCTCGGGGGACTCGGTGTGCCTCGAGATCACCGAGTCCCTGGTGGTGCAGGACATCGACGCGGCCCGCGTGACCCTGGCGGCCCTCAAGGAGGTCGGCGTCCAGATCGCCATCGACGACTTCGGCACCGGCTACAGCGTGTTGTCGCATCTGAAGTCGCTGCCCGTGGACACCCTCAAGATCGACCGCAGCTTTGTCCGCGACCTCGGTTCCAGCGCCGGCGACCTGGCCATCGTGCGCGCCATCATCGCGCTCGCCGAGGCGTTCGGGCTCGGCCTGGTGGCCGAGGGGGTGGAGACGGTCGCCGCCGCCCAGACCCTGGCCGCGCACCGCTGCTACCGGGCCCAGGGCTATCTGCTGTCGGTGCCGCTCGAGGGCATGGCGATGGAAAGACTACTGGCCCAGGGCCATATCGAGTTGCCGTTCAGCACGGCAGAACCGCTACCGCGGTAGCGAATCGTCCCGCACCAACAACTCCAACCGCCCGAACCGGCTGGCCGCCCGCGTCACGAACGCCATCTCGGCGCCGTCGCCGATCGGCGGCCAGGACAGCACGGCGTCGTCGCGCAGGGCGAGGACCACGGTGTGGCGCGCGCGGACCAACTCGACCCCGACATCCGTCGTCAGCGCGACGCCGGACACGCGGCCGTCGTCGAACACCAGATGCGCGAGATTCTCGACGGGCACCAGCGGCACATCCTGTTCGCGCGCCCGCTCGGCCACCCAGTCGGCCACCGTGCCGGACTCCGATAGCCGGTCCACGACCCCGACCGACACGGTGGTCCGGTTCGGGTCGGCGACCGCCGTCGACAGCACGCCGCCGCCGGCGGGCAGGCACTGAGCGGCCCAGGTCCGCAGTGCGGCACCGTCGAAAGACACTGCCCCCTTGGCGAATTCCTCGCGGTGCGGCACGGGACCCTCGACGCGGCGCAGCGGCAGGACGTCGGCCTCGAACTCGGCGGGCACGATGCCCTCGACCACAATGTCGTCGGTGACGGTGTCGTCGACCACAATGTCGTCGGTGACCTGGCGCAGGTACTCGGCGGTCGGCTCGTCGTGGACCGCGGCGGGCGCGGCCCGCAGCACCGTCAGGCCGAGTCGGACCGCGGCCAGCGCGGCCGCCGTGGCCGCCACGCCCATACCGACACACACGACGTCGACGGTGTCGTCCCAGTCGATGCCCTCGAATTCGTCCTGCGGTTCGGGTTCCGGGGGCCTGCGGCGGCGGTGCTTGTCAGCCATCGGCAAGCCCGAGATCGTCCAGGCCGAGCACGCTGCGGTACGGCAGCCCCTCGGCCTCGATGATCTCGGCGGCACCCGTGGCGCGATCGACGACGGTGGCCACCCCGACCACCTCGCCGCCCTTTTCCCGGACGGCCCGCACGGCGGTCAACGGGGAGGCGCCGGTGGTGCTGGTGTCCTCGACGACCAGCACGCGCTGCCCCTCGACGTCGAAGCCCTCGATGAGGCGCTGCATGCCATGGGTTTTCGCGGACTTGCGCACCACGAACGCGTCCACCGGCCGGCCCTCGGCGTGCATGACGGCGGTGGCCACCGGGTCGGCACCCAGGGTCAGCCCGCCGACGGCGGCGTAGTCCCAGTCGGCGGTGAGTTCGCGCATCAGCGAGCCGATCAGGCGCGAGGCCCGGTGTTGCAGCGTGGCCCGGCGCAGATCGACGTAGTAGTCGGACTCCTTGCCCGAGGACAGCACGACGCGGCCGCGGACAACGGAGAGTTGGCGGACCAGGGCGGCCAATTCGGCGCGGTCGGTCGCCGTGAGTTCAGGGGTGAGCGGCACGGATTATCGGGCTATCGCTGGAAGTGGGGAGCTTGCCTGACATTGCGCGGCGGCGCCGGACGGCGGGCCGGCTGGGCCGGGGCCGGGGGTCGGGCCGGCGGCGCCTCGGCGCGCACGGGCGCGGCCAGCGGCCGGCCGGGGGCCGCGTTGCGCCGGGGCGCGGCGATGGCGCGCTGCGCGGTCGGCGGCAGCACCCGCAACAGGTCGTTGAACTGCCGGACGGTGCGCAACCCCTCGTCCCACTGGGCCCGGGTGCTCGAGATCGGCATGGAGACCAGCGTCCAGTTCTCCTCGTTCCACATGATCTCGGCGCAGTCCGGGGCGGTGTGGGCGAAGGTCACCATGCGGCGGTCACACGCGCGCCGCGCGGCGTCCAGGTTGGTCGAATAGACCATCCGGGGCCCGATGGCGCCGAGCAGCCAGATATCGCTCTCGCGGGGCTCCTTGATGCCCTTGAGCCGCAGGTCCATCACGACGCTCGTGCCGACCTTGCGGTGCAGCGCGATGACGGTGGACACGTCGTCGAGATCGAAGATGAAGACGGCTTCACCACGGATTTGGCCGAGCACCACGTTGCGGGCGGTGACATCACCGACGGTGGACATCACCCCGCGCTTCCAGCGGTGGAGCACATCGGTGGACTCGGGTTCGTAGTCGAAGCCGTGCGAACGCGCCCAGGACTTCCGACGACGACCGAGCCCACGACGCCGATCGTTGTCGACGTACAGCAGCACCGCCGCACCCGTGAAACAGAGTGCGGACAGCGTGAACCAGAGCGGGACCATTACACCTAGCCTATCTGCTCGCCGGCCGATCAGAGAAAGACCGCGGGTCACAACCCCGTCACACACCGCGCGGCAGGACGGCGAGCAGGCCCAGCATCGCACGCCGTGGGGCGTTTTGGCGCGATTCCGGGCCCGCTCGCCGCGATCGGATCAGCCGAGGATCAGGCCGTCGCCGTCCGGGCTGACGTTGACCGGCACGGTGTCACCGTCGTGCACCTGACCGGCCAGCAGCATCTTGGCCAGCTGGTCACCGATCGCCTTCTGCACCAACCGGCGCAGCGGCCGGGCACCGTAGAGCGGGTCGAACCCGCGCTCGGCCAGCCACTGCTTGGCCGGCAGCGACACCTCGAGGGTGAGTCGCCGCTGCGCCAGCCGCTTCTGCAGCGCCGCCAGCTGGATGTCGACGATGTGGACCAGTTCCTCCGGGTTGAGCCCGTCGAAGATGAGCACGTCGTCGAGCCGGTTGATGAACTCCGGCTTGAACGCCGCGCGCACGGCCGCCATGACCTGCTCCTCGGTCCCGCCCGACCCCAGGTTCGAGGTCAGGATCAGGATCGTGTTGCGGAAGTCCACGGTGCGGCCCTGTCCGTCGGTCAGCCGGCCCTCGTCGAGGACCTGCAGCAGCACGTCGAACACGTCCGGGTGGGCCTTTTCGACCTCGTCGAACAGCACCACCGTGTAGGGCCGACGGCGCACCGCCTCGGTCAGCTGACCGCCCTGGTCGTAGCCGATGTAGCCCGGGGGCGCACCGACCAGGCGGGCCACCGAGTGCTTCTCGCCGTACTCGCTCATGTCGATGCGGGTCATCGCGTGTTCGTCGTCGAACAGGAATTCCGCGAGCGCCTTGGCCAGCTCGGTCTTACCGACGCCGGTGGGGCCCAGGAACAGGAACGAGCCGGTGGGCCGGTTCGGGTCGGCGACGCCGGCCCGGCTGCGCCGCACCGCATCGGAGACCGCGGCCACCGGGGCGCGCTGCCCGACGACGCGCTTGCCCAGCTCGTCCTCCATCCGGAGCAGCTTGGCGGTCTCGCCCTCCATCATCCGGCCGGCCGGGATACCGGTCCAGGCGGACACCACGTCGGCGACGTCGTCGGGTCCGACCTCCTCCTTGAGCATCACGTTCTCGCGGGCCTCGGCGGCCGGCAACGCGGCGTCGAGTTGCTTCTCGAGTTCCGGGATCCGGCCGTAGCGCAGCTCTGCGGCGCGCGCGAGGTCGCCGTCGCGTTCGGCCCGGTCGGACTCGCCGCGCAGCCCGTCGAGCTGTTCCTTGAGCTCGCGGACGATGTCGATGGCGTTCTTCTCGTTCTGCCAGCGGGTGGTCAGCTCGGCCAACTGCTCCTTCTTGTCGGCCAGCTCCGAGCGCAGCTTCTCCAGCCGCTCCTTGGACGCCTCGTCCTCT
It encodes the following:
- the ttfA gene encoding trehalose monomycolate transport factor TtfA; protein product: MVPLWFTLSALCFTGAAVLLYVDNDRRRGLGRRRKSWARSHGFDYEPESTDVLHRWKRGVMSTVGDVTARNVVLGQIRGEAVFIFDLDDVSTVIALHRKVGTSVVMDLRLKGIKEPRESDIWLLGAIGPRMVYSTNLDAARRACDRRMVTFAHTAPDCAEIMWNEENWTLVSMPISSTRAQWDEGLRTVRQFNDLLRVLPPTAQRAIAAPRRNAAPGRPLAAPVRAEAPPARPPAPAQPARRPAPPRNVRQAPHFQR
- a CDS encoding putative bifunctional diguanylate cyclase/phosphodiesterase, with the translated sequence MARSLDVVVTSVATRLMAVEAANAVAVIQPILADLVEHFHVDVSFLRSNDHDLKASILVAEWPVRPVVPDPDPLKVIYFADADPVFAISEHGKKPQVFRPEPATGEYQQTIEGGGGVPHSSMAAAPLVSGDVTTGVLGFVKFGDREWSSAELNALEAIGSLFAQVQARIKAEDQLRYLAEHDDLTGVYNRRALVAHLEDRLAAGRPGPVAVLFLDLDRLKAVNDYLGHTAGDEFIRVSAQRLREETASADCLIARLGGDEFVVVPRTACSAAEAEVLADRLHAALSERVAVDGEMLARTVSVGVAVGDPGRHSVSDLLRRADQAVLEAKDTGGNAVRVFTENMAMRTALRNDVELHLQSVIESDALVLHYLPEVDMRTGEVLAAEALVRWQHPTRGLLFPDSFIGVAESINLAGELGRWVLRRACTEFSDWRARGVGPDAVLRVNVSPVQLVADGFADRVAEILDEFGLSGDSVCLEITESLVVQDIDAARVTLAALKEVGVQIAIDDFGTGYSVLSHLKSLPVDTLKIDRSFVRDLGSSAGDLAIVRAIIALAEAFGLGLVAEGVETVAAAQTLAAHRCYRAQGYLLSVPLEGMAMERLLAQGHIELPFSTAEPLPR
- the pyrE gene encoding orotate phosphoribosyltransferase, giving the protein MPLTPELTATDRAELAALVRQLSVVRGRVVLSSGKESDYYVDLRRATLQHRASRLIGSLMRELTADWDYAAVGGLTLGADPVATAVMHAEGRPVDAFVVRKSAKTHGMQRLIEGFDVEGQRVLVVEDTSTTGASPLTAVRAVREKGGEVVGVATVVDRATGAAEIIEAEGLPYRSVLGLDDLGLADG